The window CAGAATTCCGCTATTTTTCTAGCCAAAGTGATACTTTTTTTCCAGATTGCCGTATAAAACCGCTAACTCGGCCGCTTTCTGGCGCACCTTAGTTAGCTGGCTGCTTAGAGCTAAGCACACTAGCAGGCCGAGTGCAACCCACACTCACCGACTTGTTCACGCTTTCCGATGCACTGTGGCTAGCCGGCTGCTTAGAGTCCAAGCTAGCTATGCTGGCCACAGAGTAGGCCTACGTGAGGCTTTACAATGTTTTCTATGCTTGAAAAATGCTGCGTTCAACACTAAATGATAGGATTCTCCCTCAGATCTTCTTGGAGACCGAGCTTTTCTACAAGGGCATCCGCCCCGCCATCAACGTTGGTCTGTCCGTGTCACGTGTCGGATCAGCTGCCCAGACCAGGGCCATGAAGCAGGTTCATgccacttattttattttttttgctaaagaGAGATTTTTTTACAGCCGTTACTGACAATAACCCCCATTAGGTGGCCGGTACCATGAAGCTGGAGCTGGCCCAGTACCGTGAGGTGGCCGCCTTTGCTCAGTTTGGTTCCGACCTGGACGCAGCCACGCAGCAGCTGCTGAACCGCGGTGTCCGTCTCACTGAGCTCCTGAAGCAGGgccaatactgtaagtattttgcTATCAGAAACTACAGCtagattgtttttttaaataccaacATCACTGCTGTTTTCCAGCTCCCATGGCCATCGAAGAGCAGGTCACAGTCATCTACGCTGGCGTGAGGGGATATTTGGACAAAATGGAGCCCAGCAAGATCACCAGGTTCGAGAAGGCTTTCTTGCAGCACATCTTGAGTCAGCAGCAAGACCTGCTGGCTGCTATCAGGTAAGTTTCATGGGACACTTCATTAAGGACACCTGCAACAAATATTCCGCCTTTATCAATTTTGATTGACAGGgcagtattttttttgtaattttataaCTAAACTCTTCTTGCTCTCCACAGGGCTGACGGCCAAATCTCAGAGGCCTCAGATGCTAAGCTCAAGGAGGTTGTGTTAAACTTCCTCTCCAGCTTTGAGTAACATTTTCAGTTTGTTTCGGTCGTCTTCTGTGATTTACATAGTGCTTCGTCAGTTGTACTTTCTACGAAACCTCCAAGTGGCACCCGATCCGTGATGTACAGAAATCTCTTTGCCGAGAATAAAGTATTCCAGCTCGTTGCATGGCTGATTTTCATTCATAAACACACATACCAAGAAATGATAGTCACTGCTCTAAttagtctgtctgtgttggccgtgcgatgaggtggcgacttgtctggggtgtaccccgccttctgcccgaatgcagctgggataggctaaaGACACCCCcgtgacccagagagggacaagcagtagaaaatggatgggttaaCAAAAGTTCAAGGTGATACTTTAGCAACCAGTGTCAGGCAAACAATCTCCACCTAAAATCCCCAAATCCACCCATTTAATAGGCCAAACTCAATAAATTGTACAAAAAACAAATACTCTCATGACAAGTTAAAATCAAACAATTACTTTCAAAAGTTCAACTGTACATAACATTGTGAAATGTGAGACTAAACATGTGAAAAGTGCACTAAGTCATTTGAAAAGGTCAGCTTCCAATTATAAGAAATTCAGTGTTGGGTGCactcaaaatatttaaaaaaaacaaacttgtgaatGTAACAGGTCAACGTCGTAAGACGTGAGACAAACATACAAATCCACAACGCGCTTTTTAAAtagaatcaaaataaataaacattaaaactaACAGTACTGAAAGCTgggttatttatttttgtttacaccCAGTACTGTTTTGTGTGCATGGCGGGTCGATGGTGTTTATGTTTGGACACGTTGTTTTGTCTGACGTAGCAGGGGTCGTAATAGTCCCACTCCAATGCCGACACCACGCCATTGGACAAACCGTCGCTGTCTGCTGACAGAATTCGCAGGGACACACCTGGACAGGAAACATTTATTGCGTATGTTTTTTGAATCattaaaagaataaaaataaaaacatttttttatataatacaaGATTGTTTTCTCCCCAGAAAAGTCAGGTCATGGGGCTAAAGAGCCTTAGGACTTTTGCCCAAGTGTGTCAGagattttcttcctgtcacttacCAACACACACCAATGCAGGGTCGTCTGATGTAGAAATATGTCCCCCCCCTCACATATGGAGTCAAAAGAAAGCCCTATAACATAACAAACCTGCGCTGGCACCAAAGTCACTATCCAGGCCGGAACCTTGCACCGCAGATGTGTTGACGCAGGATCCCTCTGAGGATGGGTTGTTGTACTCGCACTCCATGTCCACTTTGTCAAAGTTCACATCGCCTGGGCTCCACTCGTTCAGCAACTCGTAGGCACTGCTGCTGCGATGGACTTGAACCACATGCCCAATTTCCTATGGATGTAAGCAAGGAAACAATGAAATACCCTGCAAAGACACATGCAGAAATATATTAACATTAAATGCTGATATTCTGCAACTAAAAGCCATAAAAATAGTATTTAAACCTTGGTTTTACAGGTGCCTTGTCAGCTTTGCTGGCAATAATGCAACTTTTTTGTTGTCTAGCAGACGTTATTATATTCTGTGCTGCATGCATGTTTCGTAGTATTTTGTTTAGATATACCTTATCTAACTTGTCAAAAAGtaaagtcacaatattagaaACAACCCCCCAAATGAAGCAATGCGGTTCTACACAGCCAGGGGCGCAtcaccaaattctgggcccccatcCCACCCTAAGGCTAAACCTAATGTCCCCACCTCATaaacacacacttggtatgtttacatgcactcaaAAATACTTACTGCATTGATTTTGTTAAACACTAATATTTTGACTTGTTAAAATTGTCTAAATAAACCCCCCTAAATGAATGTAAAGTAGATATTAGCTGATACACTTTGGATTATCAGTGGAATATACCAATCATAACAATACATTATGACTATTAGTGCATCTACTGCTGGTTAAGTCTCCCTGTTTTTAACTTCTTAGGACCTGGTGTCCACATATGTAGACACATTTTTGGttgtgtagaccagtggttctcaaccttttttcagtgatgtaccccctgtgaacatttttttaattcaagtaccccctaatcagagtaaagcatttttggttgaaaaaaagagaaagaaGTAAAAAACGGCaacatgtcatcagtttctgatttattaaattgtataacagtgcaaaatattgctcatttgttgtggtctttcttgaactatttggaaaaaaaagatagaaaaataactcaaaacctgttgaaaaataaacaaataaatgataaatgggttgtacttgtatagcgcttttctaccttcaaggtactcaaagcgctttgacactacttccacatttacccattcacacacacattcacacactgatggagggagctgccatgcaaggcgctaaccagcacccatcaggagcaagggtgaagtgtcttgctcaggacacaacggacatgacgaggttggtactaggtggggattgaaccagggaccctcgggttgcgcacggccactcctccactgcgccacgccgtcccaacaagtgattcaattataaataaaaagtTCTACATATagaaagtaatcatcaacttaaagtgccctctttgggattgtaatagagatccatctggattcatgaacttaattctaaacatttcttcacaaaaaaagaaatctttaacatcaatatttatggaacatgtccacaaaaaatctagctgtcaacactgaatattgcattgttgcatttcttttcacagttctttttgacaagacatttaaaaaaaatctcacgtaccctttggcataccttcaagtactccCAAGGGtaagcgtacccccatttgagaaccactggtgtagaccaAAATACAACATATTTCTCTACAAAACCCTGGTTTCCAATTACGAGGTCATTATACTGCCAATTAGTGGTGGAGGAAAAGTATACCACATCACATGACTCAAGATGGCTGAAAACAGTTCAGATGGCAattgaacttttttttgtttttatactcATTGGGTTCCAAATAGCCAAGATAAATTAAAAATGCATGCCCTACAAGAGTTTGGGTCTTAAGATCCTACAAACCAGTGACACTTCTGTGTCTAACTTTAAATACAGGGTCCTAGAACGCACTACAGGTATGTGCAATGAGATGtaaaagtgaaacttaaacataacttgCTTAAACGTATGCTGCCACAAAAAAGattatatttttacctttctACTATAACCCCATCTttggtcggatgaaacaaaaattgagctgtttggccacaatacccagcaatatgtttggaggagaaaaggtgagtccTTTGATCCCGGGAACACTataactaccgtcaagcatggcggtggtagtattatgctctgggcctgttttgctgccaatggaactggtgctttacagagagtaaatgagacaatgaaaaaggaggattacctccaaattcttcaggacaatctaaaatcatcatCCCAGAGGTTGTGTCTTGGGCGCAGTTTTGTGTtccgacaggacaatgaccccaaacacacgtcaacagtagtaaaagaatggctaaatcaggctagaattaaggttttagaatgaccttctcaaagtcctgacttaaaacgtgtggacaatgctgaagaaacaagtccatgtcagaaaaccaacacatttagctgaactgtaccaattttgtcaaaaggatggtcaaaaattcaaccagaagcttgtggatggctaccaaaagcgccttattgcagtgaaacttaccaagggGCATGTAACCAAATACTAACATTgcagtatgtatacttttgacccagcagatttggtcacattttcagtagacccataataaattcataaaagaaccaaacttcaggaatgttttttgtgaccaacaattgtgctccatcacaaaaaaataagagttgtagaaattattggaaactcaagacagccatgacattatgttctttacaagtctatgtacacttttgaccacgactgtaatatatatatatacacacagttgtATATATATTGCGaacgcgatgacgtcacgttatcgatgggaaaatgcattttttaactATATgaattgcctgagcggctagcagacaccgagagtaacaaggggtagaaaatggattagaaaggacagattaggaaaaaaaaaaataataattatttgtatttattttaatttcactttgggacttcctgcgggccggatcggCTAGGAGATACCTGTAATGTTCTTGCATCGTGGTGACTGCAGAAATAATGAGAGTTTGTTCCTTGAACTCGTAACTTTAATAACAACGCATCAGCGGCATTTCATAACTGGCATACAACCATAGTCAAGTAGCCACTCGACTCCGCGTACTTCCTGTCTAGCAAcgggacttcaaaataaaataccttaCGTTCTGGTGAACATCACAACACCGAGAgtaacacgcggtagaaaattgattagaaaggacatatttaaaaattaaaacaaatagataaatattttttttcttttaacttggGACTACCTGCGGCTCGTAGTTTGGGCcgggacccctgatttacatgATTAATTCGGTGTAAGAAATCACACCAAACGTAAAAAATGATAATTGATGAACTTTACCGTGGGGGAGTTGGGCGGAACCAGGTGCAGCCTGACCCCGGCTTCCGAGTCACTGGACTGCGTGGGCAACACCGGCGCACTGTGACGCCACCCGGCCGTGTCGATGCATCGCGTCCGTGACCCGGAGGCCAGGTCGGGTCTCCCCGCCCCGGATGCCCGGATGCTACTCGGCGCCCTCCAGGACCCTGACCCGGTAGCCCCATCCGGCATCAGAAGCCGTATCCTGTGCTCCCCTCCGACCCTCGACGAAGCCCTGGAGGAGGTCACCGGGTGAGGCAAGGCGGGCTCGGACAGTGACATGTACGCCATCCGCGTGGGGAAGACCTCCACGTCGGGCGACGAGCTCCTGCGGGCTCTTTTCAGCGGGAAGTCCTCGGTGGTCTCCCGGCCCCTCTTGGACAGCAGGAAGAGCTTGTAGCCCAGGAAGACGCAGTTGAGGAGCAGCAGGAGGACAACAGCCGGGATGAGCAGGAGGACCACCAGGGTGAGGTTTGTCACTGGGTACCCTTCACTCAGGTTAGGGGAGGTGCTCTGACGTGACATTTCATTCCACAGGACATGAAAAAGGTGACTATATTAGAGATGTGGAAAAACATCCACGCGTGTCTGCAACGCACGTGCTTTGACGTGTCAATCAACGTGGGCCATTTTGGGTTAGTGCGGCTTTTCAAACGTCGTCTTTCAACATCTTTGTTGTCAAATGCTGCGTGGGTTCGTGTTTTGTAACACGAAATGAGACATGTGTAAAAGGCAGGTCGGGAAAGTTTACAGAGCAACAGCTGAGCGCAATTATGTTGACGTGGCTGCAGGGTGCTATGGCGACTCCCCACCATCAGGGGGGGATAGTTGACCAGAGTGCAAAAAACTACATTGCATCTCCTGCCTAAAATGTATGAATATTGTCATggctttctacaccaaaattcatctattttttttttattcaacttcttcgtcttctccagattttggcgcactctaccttccacgtttttcacccgattcaaaccgttccatgaatttatcatgaattgattaacgtgggggCAGCACGTTGGAACAGGGGTTACTGcaagtgcctcacaatacgacggtcctgagtagtcctgagttcaatcccgggctcgggttctttctgtgtggagtttgcatgttctccccgtgactgcgtgggttccctccggcttcctcccacctccaaagacatgcacctggggataggttgattggcaacactaaattggccctagtgtgtgaatgttgtctgtctatctgtcttggccctgtgatgaggtggcgacttgtccagggtgtaccctgccttccgcccgaatgcagctgagataagctccagcaccccccgcgaccccaaaagggacaagtggtagaaaatggatggataaatgattaacgtggaccctgacttaaacaagttgaaaatgttattggggtgttaccatttagtggccaattgtacggaatatgtactgtactgtgcaatctactaataaaattctcaatcaatcaatcaatcaatccaacttCCAACTGTTCtgccaaattccaaaaattccaggatttctcagaattccaggttttccgggacatttttcccattcaaaatgaattggccatttttcaaacttgcaccatttccacatttttcaacccattcaaaccattcccccttcaacaaattccaccattttggaaattcaaactaccccttttccaagttcaaaaaaattccaggattttccagaattccttggttttccaaagcccttttcccaccctttttctggcgactactcctcccacatttttcaacccactgcaaccattccaccgtcgaaacattcttcttaatcgggacaaaaactgaaatgtttttttgaactggaaaaattcccggttttcccgaaattccaggaattccgtaatactatttttcAATTcagcatgttactacttcaacatttctcgacctatttgaaaaaatttaaacaccaaccatttcaactcattcagaccattcaagttttttttaattaaaaaaaaaaacattcccgcttttcccgaaattcccattttttgggggaaattttcattgaaatgaatgggacattcttcaatgttccacagctcccacatttttcatttgattcaaactgtttcaacttcaaaatattcagcttgttcaggAATGTTGTGCTCTACTTCCacaattcaaacattttttttagaggatttcagttcaacttcagcattggagcattcacatgcagttccttcaggaattgcctcatctagttacatTTTCATAAAATCTTTAAACACTATATTTTGATATTCATTTTAGTACAatgtttatttcacttttatgCAAAATTAATTATGATTTGATTCTTTATTcaagtacaatgttttattttccatattcaaacacagtttactgtttaaactgtgtgtaatgttacagtggccgaaAATAGTACATTTTGTAAGTGTTGTCGTACAGAATTCCGCAAATTAATCTTGCTTTTTCTTTAGTTGGCCACagtaacgttatgtttgagttgtatattcctccttcctatctttgttggcgttgagctagacaggtaatcttttctcaaggatatggttatctcttttgcattccgaagtcccaactagggcctctttcctacgagaagtgaaccaatccacctgcgaatatcaaactaaggggccttatcttattatgtgctcaaactgaaataccactatttacttgaacttggtggtttgctttctccaaggtgaatataaacattcaccttaTGTAGAACATATGAGTTTAATTAATTAACTTCACTGTTATAACTgactttatttttactttcacatTTCACTTTACGTTGCGCAAATAATTTACAAGTGGATCACCGATGACGATATTGTTCATATTTACCCTGAAAACACTTGGGGTCCAAGTGTTTTTTGCGTAAAATCTTAATCAACCGTCCAACATGTGACTTCATCAGTCACTTGAAAACAGAGAGACGGTGGTGAGACGGATGGTGAGCATTTACTTACTAGTtgctgattaatttagtcatcgattcgttggaactatgctatgcgcatgcgcggaggctttttatttgtatttattttttttttattttttttttatttttttataaacctttatttataaactgcaacatttacaaacaactgagaaacaataatcaaaatgagtacaaaaacattacaaaacagcgccagggcggcgctgaggctacgtctcatgaggtggaggtaagctagccaatgatgtgtcatcaatcaatcaatgtttatttatacaaccctaaatcacaagtgtctcaaagggctgcacaagccacaacgacatcctcggtacagagccca of the Nerophis lumbriciformis linkage group LG32, RoL_Nlum_v2.1, whole genome shotgun sequence genome contains:
- the hwa gene encoding protein huluwa: MSRQSTSPNLSEGYPVTNLTLVVLLLIPAVVLLLLLNCVFLGYKLFLLSKRGRETTEDFPLKRARRSSSPDVEVFPTRMAYMSLSEPALPHPVTSSRASSRVGGEHRIRLLMPDGATGSGSWRAPSSIRASGAGRPDLASGSRTRCIDTAGWRHSAPVLPTQSSDSEAGVRLHLVPPNSPTEIGHVVQVHRSSSAYELLNEWSPGDVNFDKVDMECEYNNPSSEGSCVNTSAVQGSGLDSDFGASAGVSLRILSADSDGLSNGVVSALEWDYYDPCYVRQNNVSKHKHHRPAMHTKQYWV